Proteins encoded in a region of the Flammeovirga yaeyamensis genome:
- the guaB gene encoding IMP dehydrogenase, which translates to MAIDPSKVLYEALTYDDVLLRPGFSEILPRDTTTKTMLTKNISLNIPLVSAAMDTVTEADLAIAMALEGGLGFIHKNMTIQQQASQVRKVKRSQSGMILDPVTLTANKTLFEANELMREYKIGGIPVVDDEGILIGILTNRDLRFQKDLSIAVKDVMTRGELITAADGVTLEEAQEILQEHKIEKLPIVSKSNKLVGLITYKDILKNKNRPNACKDKYGRLRVGAAVGVTGDIMERVSELKAAGVDVIGIDTAHGHSKGVIDCLKKVKKEFPDLDVIVGNIATAEAAKALAEAGADGIKVGVGPGSICTTRVIAGVGVPQLSAVFEAASVLKDMGVPFIADGGVRFSGDLVKAIAGGANVVMIGSLLAGTDESPGDMIIFEGRKFKAYRGMGSVEAMNQGSKDRYFQDAEDDIKKLVPEGIAGRVPYKGKVEEVLYQLVGGLKAGMGYCGAGTIEQLHEAKFVKITGAGVKESHPHDVTITREAPNYSSKS; encoded by the coding sequence ATGGCTATCGATCCAAGTAAAGTTTTGTATGAAGCACTCACATATGATGATGTGCTTTTAAGACCAGGTTTCTCAGAAATTCTTCCTCGAGACACTACAACAAAAACAATGTTGACAAAAAACATCTCTCTGAACATTCCTTTAGTTTCAGCAGCGATGGATACAGTAACAGAGGCCGACCTGGCAATCGCTATGGCATTGGAAGGTGGATTAGGTTTTATCCACAAGAACATGACCATCCAGCAACAAGCTTCCCAAGTACGAAAAGTCAAGCGTTCTCAGTCAGGGATGATTTTAGATCCTGTGACGTTAACAGCAAATAAAACATTATTCGAGGCTAACGAATTAATGAGGGAATACAAGATTGGCGGTATTCCAGTGGTAGATGATGAGGGTATCCTTATCGGTATTCTAACAAACAGAGATTTAAGATTCCAAAAAGATTTATCGATTGCAGTGAAAGATGTGATGACTAGAGGAGAGTTGATCACTGCTGCTGATGGCGTAACTTTGGAAGAGGCTCAAGAAATCCTTCAAGAGCACAAAATCGAAAAACTTCCTATCGTAAGTAAGTCAAACAAATTAGTTGGACTAATCACTTACAAGGATATCCTTAAAAACAAGAATAGACCTAACGCTTGTAAAGATAAATACGGTCGTTTAAGAGTAGGTGCTGCAGTAGGTGTAACTGGAGACATCATGGAAAGAGTTTCTGAACTAAAAGCTGCAGGTGTAGACGTTATTGGTATCGATACTGCACACGGTCACTCTAAAGGAGTAATCGACTGTCTGAAAAAAGTGAAGAAAGAATTCCCAGATTTAGACGTAATCGTAGGTAACATCGCAACAGCAGAAGCAGCGAAAGCATTGGCTGAAGCAGGTGCTGATGGTATCAAAGTAGGTGTAGGTCCTGGTTCTATCTGTACTACACGTGTAATTGCAGGTGTAGGTGTACCACAGTTATCAGCTGTATTCGAAGCAGCGTCTGTATTGAAAGATATGGGTGTTCCTTTTATTGCTGATGGTGGTGTTAGATTCTCAGGTGATTTAGTGAAAGCTATCGCAGGTGGTGCTAACGTGGTAATGATTGGTTCATTATTAGCAGGTACAGATGAATCTCCAGGAGATATGATCATCTTCGAAGGGCGTAAGTTTAAAGCGTACCGTGGTATGGGTTCAGTAGAAGCCATGAACCAAGGTTCGAAAGACCGTTACTTCCAAGATGCAGAAGACGACATTAAAAAACTAGTTCCAGAAGGTATCGCAGGTCGTGTACCTTACAAAGGAAAAGTAGAAGAAGTATTGTATCAATTAGTAGGTGGCCTTAAAGCAGGTATGGGATACTGTGGCGCAGGTACTATTGAACAATTGCATGAAGCTAAATTTGTGAAAATTACTGGTGCAGGTGTGAAAGAATCTCACCCACACGATGTAACAATTACAAGAGAAGCTCCAAACTATTCTTCTAAATCATAG
- a CDS encoding nSTAND1 domain-containing NTPase, translated as MNSFSSSNTETQKLIVAGQFNPFPGLRPFRTDETFLFFGRDGQTEEVLWRLEKNRFVAALGASGSGKSSLIYCGLIPALQGGFMEKQGSQWNVSTSRPGTDPIQNLAKAVLESTKSYHKKSDEDKELLLNVAVTMLLSSSKGLVTLVEKLQEEEGENFLILIDQFEELFRFSRLESEDLSMGMASAFVKLLVEATKQAKVPIYVVMTMRSDYIGDCARFPELTYLINESHYLIPQMTRVQKQEAIMGPAAVGGAKISSRLLQRLLNDLGDTQDQLPIMQHALMRTWEYWTGHSNISDELDIHHYEAIGGMAEALSQHADEAFRDLSEEEKIVCEKIFKALTEKGEDGRGIRRPTKVKILAQIAGSDVDVIENIVDCFRTNGRTLLTPDQSVELTTESVVDISHESLMRVWIRCRDWVDEEFEAVKIYKRLSEAADLYQQGKASLWRPPDLYIAIQWRERFKPNLAWAVQYEPSYERAITFLKNSQEEYEEEQRVKERLQKRIVKRTKIIALILAAATIGAIMLVIFAQMKARAADIAREEAQEFGEQANKNAKAAEEALKRAETEQRKAEEAADEAQRQTLIAQAAKDSAEYQKNLALEQTRLALLAQTEAENQRLNAEKAKEEALASAQLAEVRTREAEIQRLNADAAKASADTLRFLSIAQALAVKSLQIKDPAQKALLASQAYAFNEQYKGLNPHPDVFQGLYQSIKSFKGENFNLMKGHEDYVRTLYYDQEEKTLFSAGSDGAIRSWKDGSLESEILSDDNGVVRGLIISRDKGRAAIYTESGSVRIFSYPEFKSIKKIKVSKGQLWAGSFDQFGDRLYVTGQNKKIYSVDTESFAVSEFKTSNSKITSLHISNLDGSLWATKTSGEVSKYCLDNACDELAVYGGKNIAGTALAFSSDGKTVALGFEDGKLILWDRLTGTEIDNLQGHDTKVTSLKFDEEKHRLVSTSLDGSARIWNVEKGRTNESPIILNDLGAWASEATFAHHGDLLYVGTSGHDLRRYELDIPTMSDNVCGLMQRKEMTDKEWVRYVGEGIENRNVCSGEALNQ; from the coding sequence ATGAATTCTTTTTCATCATCAAATACTGAAACGCAAAAGTTAATCGTTGCAGGGCAGTTCAATCCATTTCCAGGATTGAGACCGTTCCGTACGGACGAGACTTTTTTGTTTTTTGGTAGAGATGGACAAACAGAAGAAGTCTTATGGAGACTAGAGAAAAATAGATTCGTAGCCGCTTTAGGTGCATCCGGTTCAGGTAAATCATCCCTAATTTATTGTGGTCTTATTCCAGCCCTTCAAGGGGGCTTCATGGAAAAGCAAGGTTCACAATGGAACGTGTCTACCTCAAGACCAGGAACAGACCCAATTCAAAATTTAGCAAAAGCAGTTTTAGAGTCTACTAAATCTTATCATAAAAAATCGGATGAGGATAAAGAGTTATTGCTGAATGTTGCGGTAACAATGCTGTTGTCATCATCAAAAGGTTTGGTAACTCTTGTAGAAAAGTTACAAGAAGAGGAAGGGGAGAATTTTCTGATATTAATTGATCAATTTGAGGAGTTATTTAGATTCTCAAGATTAGAGTCAGAAGATTTATCAATGGGAATGGCTTCGGCTTTTGTCAAATTATTAGTGGAAGCTACTAAGCAAGCCAAAGTACCAATTTATGTAGTGATGACTATGCGTTCTGACTATATTGGTGACTGTGCTAGATTCCCCGAGTTAACTTACCTTATCAATGAAAGTCATTACTTAATTCCTCAAATGACTCGTGTGCAGAAGCAAGAAGCCATTATGGGGCCAGCAGCTGTAGGAGGAGCAAAAATAAGTTCTAGACTTTTACAAAGACTTCTTAATGATTTAGGAGATACACAAGACCAATTGCCAATTATGCAACATGCCCTAATGAGGACATGGGAGTATTGGACGGGTCACTCAAATATTTCTGATGAATTAGATATTCATCACTACGAGGCCATAGGTGGTATGGCCGAGGCGTTATCCCAACACGCCGATGAGGCTTTCAGAGATTTATCTGAAGAAGAAAAAATCGTCTGTGAGAAAATATTCAAAGCCTTAACAGAAAAAGGAGAAGATGGTAGAGGTATTCGTCGCCCAACAAAAGTGAAGATACTTGCTCAAATTGCAGGTTCTGATGTTGATGTGATCGAAAATATTGTTGATTGTTTTAGAACAAACGGTCGTACTTTACTAACTCCTGATCAATCAGTAGAATTAACTACAGAATCTGTTGTTGATATTTCTCATGAATCTTTGATGCGTGTATGGATACGTTGTAGAGATTGGGTAGATGAAGAATTTGAAGCTGTAAAAATATACAAACGTTTATCGGAAGCTGCTGATTTATATCAACAAGGAAAAGCAAGTTTGTGGAGGCCACCTGATTTGTATATTGCTATTCAGTGGAGAGAAAGATTTAAACCAAATTTAGCTTGGGCAGTTCAATATGAACCGTCATATGAAAGGGCCATTACTTTTTTAAAGAACTCTCAGGAAGAATATGAGGAGGAACAAAGAGTAAAAGAACGCCTTCAGAAACGTATTGTCAAAAGAACAAAGATTATTGCTTTAATTCTTGCAGCAGCAACTATTGGAGCAATTATGCTTGTGATTTTTGCACAAATGAAAGCACGTGCGGCGGATATTGCCCGTGAAGAAGCTCAAGAATTTGGTGAACAAGCGAACAAAAATGCTAAAGCAGCGGAAGAGGCTTTAAAAAGAGCCGAAACTGAACAAAGAAAAGCGGAGGAAGCAGCAGATGAAGCACAACGACAAACTTTAATTGCTCAAGCGGCAAAAGATTCTGCTGAATACCAAAAGAATTTGGCTCTAGAGCAAACAAGACTTGCACTCTTAGCACAAACAGAAGCAGAGAATCAAAGATTAAATGCTGAAAAAGCGAAAGAGGAAGCTTTGGCGAGTGCTCAATTAGCAGAGGTGAGAACGAGAGAAGCTGAGATACAAAGATTGAACGCAGATGCTGCAAAAGCATCAGCCGATACTTTACGTTTCCTTTCTATTGCTCAAGCCCTAGCAGTAAAATCACTTCAAATAAAAGATCCAGCACAAAAAGCATTATTGGCATCCCAAGCTTATGCATTTAATGAACAGTATAAAGGATTAAATCCTCACCCGGATGTATTCCAAGGTTTATATCAATCAATTAAAAGCTTTAAAGGGGAGAACTTTAACCTTATGAAAGGTCATGAGGACTATGTAAGAACTTTATATTATGACCAAGAAGAAAAAACGCTATTTTCTGCAGGCTCTGATGGAGCAATTAGATCATGGAAAGATGGAAGTTTAGAATCCGAAATTCTTTCCGATGATAATGGTGTTGTGAGAGGATTAATCATATCAAGAGATAAAGGAAGAGCCGCTATTTACACTGAAAGTGGAAGCGTGAGAATTTTTAGCTATCCTGAATTTAAATCAATAAAGAAAATAAAAGTATCCAAAGGTCAATTATGGGCAGGTTCATTTGATCAGTTCGGAGATCGATTGTATGTAACAGGACAGAATAAGAAAATCTATTCTGTAGATACAGAGTCATTTGCGGTATCTGAATTCAAGACATCAAACTCAAAAATTACTTCTTTACATATTTCGAATTTAGATGGTAGCCTTTGGGCTACAAAAACTTCTGGAGAAGTATCAAAATATTGTTTAGACAATGCTTGTGATGAACTTGCAGTTTATGGTGGAAAAAATATAGCCGGAACGGCATTGGCATTTTCTTCTGATGGAAAAACGGTTGCATTAGGTTTTGAAGATGGTAAGTTAATTTTATGGGATCGACTAACTGGTACTGAAATAGATAACTTACAAGGTCATGATACTAAAGTAACAAGTTTAAAATTTGATGAAGAGAAGCACCGTTTAGTAAGTACAAGTTTGGATGGATCTGCCAGAATTTGGAATGTGGAGAAAGGTAGAACCAATGAATCTCCAATAATCCTAAATGATCTTGGTGCTTGGGCGTCCGAAGCCACATTTGCACACCATGGGGACTTACTTTATGTGGGGACCTCAGGACACGACTTAAGAAGATATGAATTAGATATTCCTACAATGTCTGATAATGTTTGTGGCTTAATGCAAAGAAAAGAAATGACGGATAAAGAATGGGTTAGATATGTAGGTGAAGGAATTGAAAACAGAAATGTCTGTAGTGGCGAAGCTCTAAACCAATAA
- a CDS encoding porin family protein, whose amino-acid sequence MLQNLQAQECEEAYNKANTFYTEGKLLQVPMTLQDCIDQGFESSSKQLNARRLVILSYLYSDNIEEAEIAMLALLKENSEYKPTSSDPAELRNLWGKFRTRPIMSFGVFGGATYNSANVSQTYGVGPEENHSEVEYKPNLSFKVGVSYNYFLSNNVQINISPSYESVAFQTEENPLDISESLLKETQSFIDMPLAIRFVLLPNKKLRPFIGVGGSAKLLLNASIEGEMVYESPDVVDIEATPIDITKQRKNLMYGAMLQAGFYLKTRYSHWTVMASYYYALQNFNNQNNRYDNNELIFNYGYVDNDVRMDVLTLTVGISIDFYRPKIYRKYRSID is encoded by the coding sequence ATGCTTCAAAATTTACAAGCTCAAGAATGTGAAGAAGCTTATAATAAAGCTAATACTTTTTATACGGAAGGTAAATTATTGCAAGTACCAATGACATTACAGGATTGTATTGATCAAGGTTTTGAGTCTTCATCTAAGCAATTAAATGCAAGAAGACTTGTAATACTTTCTTACCTTTATTCTGATAATATAGAAGAGGCAGAAATAGCAATGCTTGCGTTGCTAAAAGAAAATTCTGAATACAAACCAACTTCCTCTGACCCTGCAGAACTAAGAAACCTATGGGGTAAATTTAGAACACGTCCAATTATGTCTTTTGGTGTTTTTGGAGGGGCGACTTATAATTCTGCTAATGTATCTCAAACTTACGGAGTAGGCCCAGAAGAAAACCATTCGGAAGTAGAATACAAACCTAATTTAAGTTTTAAAGTAGGTGTGTCCTATAATTATTTTTTAAGTAATAATGTTCAAATTAACATCTCCCCAAGTTATGAAAGTGTCGCCTTTCAAACGGAAGAAAACCCATTAGATATATCAGAATCTCTTCTAAAAGAAACTCAGAGTTTTATTGATATGCCTTTAGCAATCCGCTTTGTATTGCTACCAAATAAAAAATTGAGACCCTTTATAGGTGTAGGTGGTTCTGCAAAATTATTACTTAATGCTTCTATTGAAGGAGAAATGGTTTATGAAAGCCCTGATGTTGTAGATATTGAAGCAACTCCAATTGATATTACTAAACAAAGAAAAAATTTGATGTATGGAGCCATGTTACAGGCTGGTTTTTATTTAAAAACTAGGTACTCCCATTGGACTGTAATGGCTTCTTATTATTATGCCTTGCAGAATTTCAATAATCAAAATAATCGATATGATAATAACGAATTGATATTTAATTATGGTTATGTAGATAATGATGTAAGGATGGATGTACTTACGCTGACAGTTGGAATTTCCATCGATTTTTACAGACCTAAGATATATAGAAAGTATAGAAGCATTGATTAA
- a CDS encoding aldo/keto reductase family protein yields MISIKRRKFNIFDMNGTFTLRNTVKMPFLGMNISQISEGMPIYNATKRALQIGYRYFDCATRYNNMIGFGKAINESAIDRDQLFVSLKVGDEFHGFDNTINVFNETLRKAGLTYIDLLMIEHPLDESTEETWRALEQLYVERRVRAIGVCNFTITQLEQLIDHADVFPVANQIEFNPMVLDPEMMKYCENNGIQLISIGALKHGKVLELPEVVKIAEKYNVAPCQIALRWILQSGVVTLPQAEERDHLLRNSALFNIELSDEDMELLDGISNAELV; encoded by the coding sequence ATGATTAGCATTAAAAGACGTAAGTTCAATATCTTTGATATGAACGGTACTTTCACACTCAGAAATACCGTAAAAATGCCTTTCTTAGGAATGAACATCTCCCAAATTTCAGAAGGCATGCCAATTTACAATGCGACAAAGAGAGCTCTACAAATTGGTTATAGATATTTTGACTGTGCCACTCGATATAATAATATGATCGGATTCGGAAAAGCGATTAACGAATCGGCAATCGACAGAGACCAATTATTTGTTTCATTAAAAGTGGGAGATGAATTCCATGGTTTTGATAACACCATCAACGTATTTAACGAGACATTAAGAAAAGCAGGATTGACCTACATCGATCTATTAATGATCGAACATCCTCTTGATGAATCGACAGAAGAAACTTGGAGAGCATTAGAACAGCTTTATGTTGAAAGAAGAGTTAGAGCAATTGGTGTTTGTAATTTCACTATTACACAATTAGAGCAATTAATTGATCATGCTGATGTATTCCCTGTCGCTAATCAAATAGAATTTAATCCAATGGTATTGGATCCAGAAATGATGAAATACTGTGAAAATAATGGTATACAACTCATTTCTATAGGTGCATTAAAGCATGGAAAGGTATTAGAACTACCAGAAGTAGTGAAGATAGCCGAAAAATACAATGTAGCTCCTTGTCAAATTGCATTAAGATGGATTTTACAAAGTGGAGTGGTGACTTTACCACAAGCTGAAGAGAGAGATCATTTACTTAGAAATTCTGCTTTATTCAATATTGAATTATCTGATGAAGATATGGAGTTATTGGATGGAATCTCAAATGCTGAATTAGTATAA
- a CDS encoding replication-associated recombination protein A, with protein MIVATPLAERMRPRSIQEVAGQKHLLGPDGVFTRMVESKTIPSMILWGPPGVGKTTLARLLAESTKRPFKTLSAVSAGVKEVREVIKEASFAYGTILFIDEIHRFSKSQQDALLNAVEKGIITLVGATTENPSFEVNSALISRSQVYVLENLRKDDLLQLVNRAIKDDVVLKKKNINIKEHRALLRYSGGDARRLMNLLELSIEAAKENEAGEYEVNDDLVALIAQEKAVHYDKKGDAHYDIISAFIKSIRGSDPNAAVYWLARMIEGGEDPKFIARRLIISASEDIGNANPTALIMANNCMQAVHFVGMPEGRIILSQTTTYLACSPKSNAAYAAVKDAQKIVKTTGDLPVPLHLRNAATSLMKELGYGDAYIYPHNDPQGFQPQEYMPESLEGKIIYQPKQNPREQEMLKRLQNMWKNKYQY; from the coding sequence ATGATAGTAGCTACCCCATTAGCAGAACGTATGCGTCCTAGATCGATTCAGGAAGTGGCAGGTCAGAAACACTTGCTAGGCCCTGATGGTGTATTTACAAGAATGGTCGAAAGCAAGACGATTCCATCTATGATTTTATGGGGCCCTCCAGGGGTGGGTAAAACAACATTAGCTAGACTATTGGCAGAATCGACTAAAAGACCTTTTAAAACACTAAGTGCGGTCAGTGCTGGTGTGAAAGAAGTGAGAGAGGTGATCAAAGAAGCAAGTTTTGCCTATGGTACAATTTTATTTATTGATGAGATCCATCGTTTTTCAAAGTCTCAACAAGATGCCTTATTGAACGCAGTAGAAAAAGGCATTATCACTTTAGTAGGGGCAACCACTGAGAATCCTTCTTTTGAAGTCAATTCCGCTTTAATATCAAGATCTCAGGTATATGTTCTAGAAAACTTAAGGAAAGATGATTTGCTTCAATTAGTGAATCGTGCTATAAAGGATGATGTGGTGTTAAAAAAGAAGAACATCAACATAAAAGAGCATAGAGCATTACTAAGATACTCTGGAGGTGATGCAAGACGTCTGATGAACCTTTTGGAGTTGTCTATTGAAGCAGCTAAAGAAAATGAAGCAGGGGAATACGAAGTGAATGATGATTTAGTGGCTTTAATAGCACAGGAAAAGGCCGTTCATTACGATAAAAAAGGAGATGCTCATTATGATATCATTTCAGCTTTTATTAAATCAATTCGAGGATCCGACCCCAACGCCGCAGTATATTGGCTAGCAAGAATGATTGAAGGAGGTGAAGATCCTAAATTTATAGCAAGACGTTTGATTATTTCCGCATCAGAAGATATAGGTAATGCAAACCCTACTGCTTTAATTATGGCAAATAACTGTATGCAAGCCGTACATTTTGTGGGTATGCCCGAAGGAAGAATCATATTATCACAAACGACCACTTATTTGGCTTGTTCTCCAAAGAGTAATGCAGCTTATGCAGCAGTAAAAGACGCACAGAAAATTGTAAAGACTACAGGGGATTTACCTGTGCCATTACATTTGAGAAATGCTGCTACATCTTTAATGAAGGAATTAGGGTATGGAGATGCATATATATATCCCCACAACGATCCTCAAGGATTCCAACCACAGGAATATATGCCGGAAAGTTTAGAAGGGAAGATCATTTATCAGCCAAAACAAAACCCTAGAGAGCAAGAAATGCTGAAGAGACTTCAAAATATGTGGAAAAATAAGTATCAATATTAA